Sequence from the Mixophyes fleayi isolate aMixFle1 chromosome 4, aMixFle1.hap1, whole genome shotgun sequence genome:
taaaaaaaaagtagacaGTGATCAGGGAGCAGAAGAAAGAGTAGCAGGTGATGGTGGATGGAGTGGAAGGACACGCTCACCTGTCTCCCCAGTGAGGGATGCCCACTGCCTGTATTATGTATATGACGATCTGGCATATGAAGATGAAGAAGAACAGAAAGAAATTGAACGAACTGTCTGACCTGGGGAAACAGATACAGAATAGGTCAAATTAATTCTTTGATAGTTTGATGTGAGATGTTTGCATAGATTCgcagttgtttgttttttagagcTGAAATGGTCACGATTGTACACAGTATAGTGTATTGTGTAGTGTGATTCTTCAGCTAATTAATAAAACCATTATTTGTTCTTCATAGCTTCAAGTGgacacaaaatgtaattttatacttTATATGGATACAGAGATCACCTGAAATACCCTTCATAACATAAAAGTACTTACAGCAAACATTAAACAGAGAACACCAGTCCTGTCTCCCCTTCCATTCCTGCTATGGCTTGTCCAATACGGGAGAATCAATCTCCAGAGTAATGGGGGACTCCTGCTGTTATACAATTGGGGCAACGCCTTACAATAAAACTAGAGGTTTTTAATGCTTACCCTATTTCTTCAAGACTCTCCTATACCATTGTCATCTGGTTTAGCGCTTACCGCACATGCTTAGTGATGGTAAATCATTGTGAATGGGAATAAGGAAGCGTAGCATACAATATATAGCTTAATATGCATACATAGTATAATATGGCAAGTAGATATGAAAGGGTCTgcacaaaatacataaaacagaagtCACCTGAACGCTTTGTAGACAGGTCGGTACCAGCACACAAAGGCACAAGGTGTGAACATAATAAACCACAGGATGGATAGGCCAAAATCTACACCACCATTAGAGTTTTGTGTGAAATACGCCAAGCAGGCCAGAAGATTAAGCAGAAGAGTGAACGAGTGtactgaggaaaaaggagaagagaAACAGCATTAATTGATACACACAATTTATTTCTAGCCATAAGTACATACATTTCATATTGGATTTTTAGGGTTTATGCTTTTCATACTTCCCCTCATTTATATGTGCAAGTCTTCTACAATAGTAGATATTATCATTTTGTGATTGCAGCCTATCAGCTCAATAGAACAAATGACATCCCAGGTTCTTAGTGAATTCATTGAtgctgtattctcatgaataccAAAAACAAGTAAAGCCACTATCTGACATTAATATGTATTAAAGGTTATTATTGAGCTGAAGAACATATATGAAATAAATGCAGTGCTTATATTTCACTCCTAAGCAGTAGATTCTCCTCCAGCTGAGCAGACAGCTTGGGATACTTGATTTCCAGAAATGCACTGTGTCAATTGGTGGATTTATACACAGGGACAGTGATATCACAACAGCTCAAACAACTGCACTATCTGCTTATTACCAGTATCACCTCCCATGCCCTATAGATGAGGGAGGAGcgtcagctgtctgtaatggaggaGGTTATACTTTACATGCAGAGGAATGTCGGAGCAATActgaaataaaagtattttacttTCATGGGTCATATCTGAGTATTTACATTTTGTTGTTTACtggttttttaaacccacaaAATGACTGACTCCAAGTAACAGGTGTACTTTGTGCATTTTAAGGTTCTAAACACAATATTCCAAAGGGCCCCTATAACACTTAGGCagatatagtgagcagtgcataTTACTATTATCTGCTTGCTATAAAATCCTCGGAAAATGATTGACAGGCCAGATACCTACACATCCACAGGTAGTACAGCATTTTACAGGTGCGCTGGTAATCAGCTGGGATGTCTGCAGAGAAGTCCTGATAGAAGCAGGGTTTGATGGGACACTTAGGAGGAAGAGGGGGCCAGTTATTCTGTCTTACtgcagaaagagaaagagagagagagcttaATAGACACAACAGTATTGTTTTAATTGTGAATTATTTTTGTGATAAAACATTTAGAACAAACACTTAAAACAAGGCATTCATGCACATTAAATTCTAAATTCAAAAAAGTGTTACCATTATGGAAACAATTTATTCTCAAATGTCTAAAGTCACAAATGCATAAGGTGAAAACAGTAAAGTGAAAACAACAGTAGGAATCTTAAAACAACAAGAAAACATAACAAATACAAGTGTGAAgaagtagtttaaaaaaaaccatgTATCTGGTTCAAGATCACTCTGGGTTACTTATTTCTTTGGGGccaaacaaatcatcatcatcatcaatgtatgTATAGATTACATGTTTTGCACCATATGATTCATTGTTGGGTGATGGTAATCCATGAAAAATTGTATATACAatgatttttcaatttttttttaatggctgctTTATCTTTGGGCATAATTTATAATTGAACACAGTATGTTTCATATTTTATATCTGAAAGTAATCATTTTGTATCACTATTTCTATTTTCAAATAGAGAATTTCTTTGtacagtgtttgggtttattTTTTGTAATTCTTCTTCTTGGCATGCTTCTCTTTATAGTGTTGTCTTGTTTAGGAACCTCAGAGGTGAATAACatgacacacacattttacatctaTGGCCATATACTAATCTGGTGATGTCATTTTGCAAACCAGCAAGTTTGAGTCAAAAGTCCTGTGTTATTACCACATAATTTCCTCATTTTTTGTGTGAAATTGAAAATCTATCCATTTCTAGCTCTATAAAATAGACattatatagatacacacacattatatatacttatatacacaTACCCCATTGTAATTTGTCCTCATTGTAATTTGTccctatattttttaataaagcatattttattagagctATGTATGTTTTATGCCATACATTTACAGCACTGTAATTTATTGTAATTGATCTGTTTTGTTTGTGCTCTCATTTGATGATCAGAATAATCTACAGCATATCTTCTGtctgttttccttttttaatttccTGTGAGTAAATAGGGTGTGCTTTGTAATATTGGAGATGTTTTGCAGCTTGCAAGTTGTATCTTATACGTCACAGATCATCATTAATGTATAATGGTTATACCGTAATTCCCCAAACTATTAAGCATCCAATAAAGCCACCAGTTCATAGATGTAATTAGAACACTATAAATTTGACCTATTGAACTCGATTTCAGAACACACTTCAAGTTTGCTGAAACTGTCAGTATtttcattttgtattattttgttatgactACAGTATGAATAATCAGATTTTACAACAAATATAATGATCAAATGTTATGATATTTATTACAGATCATGAAACAATTACTGGCTGGATTAATGCATGTGGAGGGCTCAGCGACGATTTTAAAAGACCAGCAACCCTAAATACAAGAGGACATATAAAAGGAGCACTGATAGAACGCACAAATACGTGTGTACATGTTTCAGGCGCTTATTAGAAATAAGATAAGTTATAGTGAGCGTATTTAATTAGATTAAGATTTTGTATGCTTTGTTCCCataaacacataggggcatattcaattaggattcgcggcTGCGTCTAAAGTgtcaatacggtaccgcaacattgtgtATTTCTGTGCGCACGAAATCAGCGATGTTGCAGTACCGGGATGCTTGCGTAATCACTGGCATGAATCCTATTTGAATATGCACCAGTTTATTATTACTCTAAATAAGGGAGACTATTAAAGTGTTGCCATAATTATCAACATTCCTATATGAATTACTTAACccaccacaaaaaaaataataaaaaaaatggcataCAAACAAGTTCATTATGCCTCAGTATAACAACAACTAAAGTACTGTTACATTCAATAGAAATGACGACATACTCACAGTTGATATTTACATTCCTCATTTCCTTCTCTTTCCTCTCAATTTCCGCTGCCTTCCTGTCTAGCTCTTCCTGTTGCTGTAGGAGGCCAGCTTGTGCTGCCATTGCTACTGCCtatagagaaaagcaaaagagAAGGTGGGCTGGGATATATAAAGATATGTACAGTGATAGAAGTaagggtgtatatggtggtatgtcataccgccacttctcctactgccttcattgtaaaactatcaaattccatttacttacattcccattacatttttcataccgtcacttctaaatttttaGTTTTGACCACTGGGTATGTACACATTCATGCAGCAAGTAGGCCCATgatcaggggcgaacggaggattgtcgggggggtgggggggggggtggtttcccccccgaccccaaaaaagaaaacacccccgcgagagctgctgcgcatgcgcagcagctccgtttcttcagcgctgtcctatacagcagccgcggcgctgctgtatacactacagcaccgccgcggacgcttctttgacagcgccgcggctgctgtataggacagtgcagctatagcggccacttagttagcgcaggggggagaCTGGagtctggagactcagaaaccccccctgcgtgcgccactgatgatAAAGCAGAGCGCGGTATAGAAGTCTTAAAAGTGGAGTCAAAGTTGGTGCATACAGTGTGTGCTGTACTACAATCACTATCTAAGCAATGAGACATCATTTTTTAGTACATGCATAGTGCACAAGGCACTGTACAATAAAATGGCAATATTAAACACCTGATCCCTGGTGCCAAGTTATCTGTTAGGTTAGATTTTTCAGAACTGCAGGACAGATGCatctttttgtaaatgttttctgTCTGCAACTATGAGCctaaatatgtatatatctgtatatacatacaatatagttAGCTTAACCTCTAATCGCCAAGTACATTTTCCAGAGagctctatataaaaaaaaaatgaaaaaatttacCACAAGATTTAGAGTAAAGTTTGTTACTACAATCCAAACACACTAAAAAAGCTTAAATATTTACACACAAAAATGACTGAGAAGAAGACAGGTAAATTTATCATATACAAAATGTACCTGTGGTGATGGTTCCATGGATGGCTGGAGAACAGCAGGCTGGGAAGGCATCACAGGCTGTACTGGGACCgttttctgattggttgttgtctGTAAGCAATATAATTCCATTAGCAAGACGTATCATGAATGTAGGTTAAACGTAGGGTAAAGGCAAGAGGTGAGCAGGAGGACAATTGCACTGCAAACACCAGAGTGCATGTGTTGCAATTATGACATACATTCCTACAATCATGAAACACGTGGAAAAGTATTACTTGCTCTTGTAACATGGACCCTAATGTTACAGGGCCAAAAGGTTCCAGAACCAGCCCAAAATAGCGGACAGGTCAATTGGTGCCaagtaaaaaaaatccaaaataaaatgaagGGGATGTAAAAATTGTCCAGCTATAAAAATCAGTTCATGAAATAGATTAATTTTTGCTGGTTGTACAAAAAGGAATAACCTTATTCATACCCACCAAATGTGTATTTTCCGAAAAAGGGTTAAATTCTTCAATGTTCCCATGGCCGCTAGTAGTTATCTGTGTCACTGAGGGATCCTGGGAAAAGGAGCACATGTTAAAGAATTTAGTATGTTTTAAacgcaaaataactgattttttttttggagcaGAGTGAAGCAGTGGATTCTGTACCTATAAAATATAACCCAATTTTCTGCCGTATGACCAATATTCTGATATTTTATGACCTTATATTATCAGAAAACAAATTCAGATCCagctatttttaaaattattaaagaaCTTCTATCTTTCAGGGGTTTTATTTAACTTGTCTAGGTTTTGTTGTATCAAATGATGCTCTCATGACCCcttactgtgcccctttcattTAAGGAACTGTGAAGATATCGTGTTTAATGTAACCTTctgcgccgcacagctggcctacccggtacctacccaaggttcaaaatcacccaggcaaatatcagaaataaaataagtttattaaacaaaatagtagcaccaaacagcaataaacatctttaaataataacctgcaacaaacactactacagtctggcacagacaacatacagggtataatcaAAACACCTCAACAGTgtcctagccactctcagggactgctgtctatccatccaagcttctcaccctctctcctttgaggctaccagtaaGGCAGTGGACtcgagtcactgtcactccgcttttggcgaacacacagctccccaagacctggagaggtagatcagggccaagtcagtactccagggactgattgtccctttcctgtcagggtagagatctggatctcaacgccagcctgacttcagctatcactgggtagtttatgccaatttgctgttctctggagctcttttttaaagccataaatgaccttctcagca
This genomic interval carries:
- the SCAMP2 gene encoding secretory carrier-associated membrane protein 2 produces the protein MAGYDTNPFADPVDVNPFQDPSVTQITTSGHGNIEEFNPFSENTHLTTTNQKTVPVQPVMPSQPAVLQPSMEPSPQAVAMAAQAGLLQQQEELDRKAAEIERKEKEMRNVNINLRQNNWPPLPPKCPIKPCFYQDFSADIPADYQRTCKMLYYLWMLHSFTLLLNLLACLAYFTQNSNGGVDFGLSILWFIMFTPCAFVCWYRPVYKAFRSDSSFNFFLFFFIFICQIVIYIIQAVGIPHWGDSGWIIALTMTSTNIAVAVIMMVVASFFTVCAVFSLFLLKKVHSLYRRTGASFQRAQEEFSQGVLTNRTVQNAATGAATAAARGAFQDN